AAGAGACCCTGCCTTAGCTCCATTCTTCAGGGCAACTCTACGCCTCTTCCTACTCCACCATATCCCACTGGACAAAGCCAAAGGGATGTGTCCACCCAGAGTCCATCCTATCCACTCCTTCAAGACCATCCAAGGAACAAGACCTTCAAATTCCTGGCCCAAACAGCCTCTAGCTTACTCCCAGAATCTATAGGAGTTTCTTTCCCAGATCACCTAGTAAGGGTGAACCACACTACAGATGCTCACATGTATGGGCCTCAAGGGGAGCCAAGGGATGGCTGTTTGCAGGGTGTGAACAGAGGGTGTTCATGCAGGCTGGCGTGTCTAAGCTTGCACAGCCACATGTGTGGCTGGACACAGGTTTTCCTTGTGCCACCTCATTCCAGCTTAGAGAGGCAAGCATCCCAAGAATTCTGCCTTCCAGGTTATTATAAAAGTGTATTTGTTAAGAGTGAAAGATAagatgtattttattaatttgctgactttattttctgacttttaataTTTAAGCACATGATACGTGGGCCTCCATTTGGTTTTCTTGCCTTGGGTCCTGCCAGTGTCAAAGGTGGGCCGACTCCTAGAAAGCCTATTAACCACACTAGTTCTTTGTAGTTCTTTAATGCCTTGTCTTTCTCAAACACCAATTATGTTCTAGTGGATGTTATCTCTGTCTATGCATCCCTGAAGCTTTAAGAGTTTAAAGGTAAAACCCACCACTGCTATCACTACTGTTTTTTACATTGTTCTGGAAGTACTGGCCAAACAagtagaggagagagaagaatgaGAGAGTATACAGAAATGAGGGAGGAATTTcatatctttttcatattatgtGAGTTTGTATTggtaaagaaaacaagagaattgactaaaaaactatttttaaatgatgaggaACAATACTAAGAAAGACAGTTATAAAATTAACTTACGGACATCAATAGCTTTCctatatataaataatagttaaataaaccacaaagttaaaaaaaaataagatttcacTTACAATAGCTACAAAAGGATAAAATACCTGTGagtagattttaaagaaataggcAGGATGTTTATCTGTAAGGtgtaaagaaaactttaaaattccatttaggaaagtcctaaataaataaaatacacaccTTAATTACAGAAAAGAAGATTTCAGTTGTAAAGATGGCAATTCCCTCCAAGTCAACATACTCATTCAATGCAATAGCATTctaagaacaaataattttttttttaacttgagggGGACTTGATAAAATAATGGCAAAGttcctcatacacacacacacacaaaatacatgtGAGAATAGCCAGAAAATTTGCTACCAGGTATTAAAATCaagattttaaatattgtatttaagGGTTTAGTCCTGGATCTAGAAGAGACtacaaataaaaagaagcaaaaattaacCCAAGTACTTATGAATGCTTCACTTTGTGAAAAGGCTGAAGTTTTAAATCAACAGAATCAGTTGGCAAATGATTTCTCACCAAAAAAAATGGCATCAGAACACCCAGCTAgcttttcagagaaataaaaagagttgATTACCTAATTCCTTATATCAAAATTAAACTCCAGAAAATTCAAACACTgtaatataaaaaggaaatctaATAAAGCTCTAGAATAGAAtgagattattattttaataattttaaatttaggaaGGCTTAGCCAATCCTATCACAGAGACcagaatttaaaaggaaaagataaatttgACATCAAACCACTTAAGATTTACTATACACAGCACATAGAAAAATTACCATACCAACAATGAAGGACTGGGACAAGCCAAAAAAGAACTTGTAATACATATATCAAATGGCTGATctcacgatactggatgcttggggctggtgcactgggacaacccagagggatggtatggggagggaggtgggaggagggttcaagatggggaacacatgtatacctgtggcggattcattttgatatatgccaaaaccaatacaatattgtaaagttaaaaaataaaattaaattaaattaaaaaaaatgcttagaaTGCTAACAACTTAATAAAAAGTTAGTAAAGGAATTGAACTTACCAagcatagaaaaaaatacatgcaaataaTTCGttgaaaaatgctaaaaaaagacacaaatcaagagacatgagttaccAATATTTACCATCACAGCGGCCAAGGTTTAAAATTTGATAGCACTAGGTTTGTGAGAAAACCAATATTCTTGTACAAAATCGTTGGGAGTGTAACTTGGTGCCACTAACTTAGAGGTCAATTTGTAAATCTccatcaaaagagaaaatgaatgagtTCAGacatttttgtgtctgttttagCAGAATAAAGCTAAATGATGGCTGTTAATCACTGGGATTGTGAACCCAAATTTTGGTCATCTTGTACTGGAACAAAGAGGTAAGAAGCTTTTGTTTGTAAATATCTAATCATTTTGaagccatattttcttttttcagcaagagaaagaacaaaatggCAAGAGGCAACCATACCATAGTGACAGAATTTGTTCTCATGGGATTCACAGACTGTCCCGAGCTTCAGCTTCCTCTCTTTGTGGTGTTCCTGGTCATTTATCTCATCACCATGGTGGGAAACCTTGGCATGATCCTGCTCATCAGGATGGATTCCAggctccacacccccatgtactattTCCTCAGCCACCTGGCTTTCATTGATCTTTGTTACTCCTCTTCCATTGGACCCAAGATGCTGCAAAATttattgataaagaaaaaaaacatctccTTTTCAGGCTGTTTTGCCCAGCTCTACTTCTCCAGTGCTTTTGCCACCACTGAATGCTTCCTCTTGGCCACAATGGCCTATGACCACTACATGGCCATCTGCAATCCCTTGATTTACACAGCCATTATGACTCAGAGGGTCTGCAAGGAGTTGGCAATTGGGGTCTATACCTATGGTTTCCTAAACTCTGTGATACAGACAGTTCTGACCTTCcagttgtctttctgtgactccaACATCATCCACCATTTCTATTGTGCTGACCCCCCTCTCCTTGCCCTCTCCTGCTCTGACACCCACAGCAAAGAAAAGCAGCTCTTGATCTTCTCTGCAGTGAATCTCACTGGATCCCTCCTGACTGTCCTCATCTCTTACATTTGCAtcctcttttccattataaaaatcCAGTCTTCAGAAGGCAAGTGCAAAGCATTTTCTACCTGTGCCTCCCACCTCACTGTGGTCATCATTTTCTATGGAACACTATTTTTCATGTACCTAAGGCAACCTAAAGCAGGGAATTCATGGAAGTACAACAAAGTGGTCTCTGTGTTTTATAGTCATATAATTCCCATGCTCAATCCCCTGATCTATAGCTTGAGGAACACAGAAGTCAAGAACACCCTGAAGAAGATGCTGGAGGGCAAGGAGTCATAGTGAGTTTTCAGTGGGTAGCATTGGGAAATCATGATGTACTGACATGGTATAACCAATCTGTTTGAAATTTCACAAGCCTATTATCCACCATCCAACCAGAATAAACAATCAATATAATTTGGATTCTTTAAAGATCAAAAGTACTAGACCACTTGCTTCAGACAGTAATATTTAATCCAAGTAATTATCATAGACTAATCAGAATTGATTTACAAGCTAGACTGTTAATAACTTCATATGTTGAAAATGATATTAGGTAGTAATATAGAAACTGTCAATTAGGTGGTAATATGGGAAATtcattttttgagctccaaaatcactgcagatggcgactgcagccatgaaattaaaagatgcttgttccttggaagaaaagctatgaccaacctagacagcatattaaaaagcagagacattactttgccaacaaagtccatctagtcaaagctatggtttttccagtagtcatgtatggatgtgagagttggactataaagaaagctgagtgccaaagaattgatgcttttcaactgtggtgttggagaagactcttgagagtccgttggactgcaagcagatccaaccagtcaatcctaaaggaaatcagtcctgaatatttattggaaggactgatgctgaagctgaaactctaatactctggccacctgatgcgaagaactgactcatttaaaaagacctgatgctaagaaagattgaaggtgggaggtgaaggagacaacagaggatgagacggttggatggcatcactgactcaatggacgtgactttgagtaagctctgggagttggtgatgaacaggaaagcctggcctgctgcagtccatagaatcgcagagtcagacatgactgagcaactgaactgaactaaactgatgggaAATTCAAAAAGGTCCCAAAAAGTAACAGTCAGAGTAAAACTTAACaaattaacaaattttaattgaaattataaAACTGGGTATAAAACTCACACATGAAAATCTATGTTGTTAGGAACATTTTCCCGCTTAAAACAGGCTATATGGTAGCAAGTCACTtgtaaatcttaaaatatatttcttcataaCATTTCTATGTATGGTAGTCAGGTTTCAAGGCCTGATcacataaaagaatatttaatctAAGTGTAATTGAAATACTGCATGCTTAAAatgaacaatagaaaaaaatagtattacTATTAGCAATAATAAGGGGGAAGGGAGAACAGAAAAACTATGAATCAGTTCAATGTGGGACTTATTTAAATGTTTGTGTAGAATAGAAAGTTTAAATAGAAGAGATAGAGAAGGTTCAGTGTactttcagagatgttaaaagtGGCCATTTATTTGATAGCCAGGGtttaatttttccagtttttggaAAGTGCCGCTGCAGTGATGTTTAGGAGGCATGGTTTTGGGAGGAGAgtctaaaaggaaagaaaagtaaggaggaaaagaggagagcTTCCCACATTCTGACCAGGTCCAAATGTGCAtgtttcttaaattatttaaatgatctAGAGAAATAGTTTTTCAACATTTTCCATATTCTTTATTGCTATTTTCACAGATATGATAATCCAACTTTCTGAGACATAAATCTACATAAGTTCTTGCTATCAGTGGGGACAGGTgaagaaaaatcacttttaattttttttttttaggcaaaaatATGAGCACTCTATAGTTTTCTCAAGCCCCAGTTCTAATACTTCTTCCAAAATAATTCTTAAGACATATAAATCTGCCATAAACCATTAGATTATCCCCCAAACCCTTTGCAAATgcaattatttttgtctttttaaaaatagctcagaATATATATCACCAATCaattataaataagtttaaaattagTAAAGGATCCAAGGGATGCCCATTGCCCCCAGATTACAGATAACATTAAGGGATCTCTGTTGAATTGTTGCTTGTGATCTGgtaatttaggaaaataaaaatagttcaaTAGGTGTAACTCTTCTCACTCAGCTCAAAAAGGCTTTCTGGAGAGTTGCGTTCAAGCCACATTCCTAAACATATGGGTTGTTGGCTGtggttaaaaagaaagatattaccAGGGTAAAGGAACAGAGTGAGGAAAGGTATGAAGTAAGCCCAGACGGTAGGAGAGCTTACACAGTTGTGTACAAGAAAGGAGCTAGCAAGGTGGACAAGATAGTGCTGAAGGATAACACGACACAGATGCTTAGACATTGATTTCATTGAAACTTACCAGGTTAACTCTTCACAGTGCACTCTAGAACCTACCACAGTTCTTGGCACAGACCAAACACACCATAACTGACTGCCAAGCAGAATGGTACTCTTCCATATTTAGTCCTAATTCCAATGGATGGGTGGATATGGTGCCCAGTAATGGCCCTGTGGTTGGGAAGTAATAGAGAGAAGGAAGCTACTAAGGTCataaaatctttgcttttttggttGCTTTTAACTGAGGTAAAGTTGGTATATAATACTATATTGGTTTCtggtatataatataaaaatttgatCTTTGTGTATACCAccaaatgatcaccacaatcaGAGGAAGAATGTTTTTTAATCTTCTCCCCAACAAGGCTAACATCTTTAAGACAAGAAAACATGAAGGCAACTACTCAGCCTGACCAGTGGAAGAGATGCATGTGGGAAGTTGGTATATTGGGAAGATGGTAATAGCTGGAGTTATTGATGGACCATGACAGGCAAGGGACCATCATTAtctcagataaagaaaatgagcagGCATCAGCACTCAGATGATAAATTATGTTTTCAACAAGAAGTcacactcatttcttttttttttttttttttttaaattttattttatttttaaactttacataactgtattagatttgccaaatatcaaaatgaatccgccacaggtatacatgtgttccccatcctgaaccctcctccctcctccctccccattccatctctctgggttgtcccagtgcaccagccccaagcatccagtatcgtgcatcgaacctggactggcaactcattacatacatgatatttacatgtttcaatgccattctcccaaatcttcccaccctctccctctcccacagagtccataagactgttctatacatcactgtctcttttgctgtctcgtacacagggttattgttaccatctttctaaattccatatatatgcgttagtatactgtattggtgtttttctttctggcttacttcactctgtataataggctccagtttcatccacctcattagaactgattcaaatgtattctttttaatggctgaataatactccattgtgtatatgtaccacagctttcttatccattcatctgctgatggacatctaggttgcttccatgtcctggctattataaacagtgctgcgatgaacattggggtactcgtgtctctttcccttctggttttctcagtgtgtatgcccagcagtgggattgctggatcataaggcatgtctatttccagttttttaaggaatctccacactgttctccatagtggctgcactagtttgcattcccaccaacagtgtaagagggttcccttttctccacaccctctccagcatttattacttgtagacttttggattgcagccattctgactggcgtgaaatggtacctcatagtggttttgatttgcatttctctgataatgagtgatgttgagcatcttttcatgtgtttgttagccatctttatgtcttctttggagaaatgtctatttagttctttggcccattttttgattgggtcatttatttttctggagttgagctgtaggagttgcttgtatattctcgagattagttgtttgtcagttgcttcatttgctattgtcttctcccattctgaaggctgtcttttcaccttgctaatagtttcctttgatgtgcagaagcttttaaggttaattaggtcccatttgtttatttttgcttttatttccaatattctgggaggtgggtcatagaggatcctgctgtgatgtatgtcagag
This genomic window from Bubalus bubalis isolate 160015118507 breed Murrah chromosome 16, NDDB_SH_1, whole genome shotgun sequence contains:
- the LOC102402241 gene encoding olfactory receptor 1030-like translates to MARGNHTIVTEFVLMGFTDCPELQLPLFVVFLVIYLITMVGNLGMILLIRMDSRLHTPMYYFLSHLAFIDLCYSSSIGPKMLQNLLIKKKNISFSGCFAQLYFSSAFATTECFLLATMAYDHYMAICNPLIYTAIMTQRVCKELAIGVYTYGFLNSVIQTVLTFQLSFCDSNIIHHFYCADPPLLALSCSDTHSKEKQLLIFSAVNLTGSLLTVLISYICILFSIIKIQSSEGKCKAFSTCASHLTVVIIFYGTLFFMYLRQPKAGNSWKYNKVVSVFYSHIIPMLNPLIYSLRNTEVKNTLKKMLEGKES